DNA from Thiomicrorhabdus sp. Kp2:
AAGACTTTGTAATGGAATTTGTGTGGTTAATGCGGCTCTTTGCTCTTCTGGAAGCGCCTTAGTCATATCGGTATCAATAAAACCTGGAGCAATCGTATTAACCGTAATATTACGCGCACCCACTTCACGCGCCAATGACTTACTGAAGCCGATAATACCAGCTTTTGCCGCCGCATAATTTGTTTGACCAGCATTACCCATTACGCCTACTACAGAAGCGATATTGATAATACGTCCGCCTTTGGCTTTCATCATGCCTCTCAAGCACGCTTTACTCATGCGGAAAACGGAACTTAAATTGGTTTGAATGATATCGTCCCACTCTTCATCTTTCATACGCATCAATAGGTTGTCACGAGTGATACCTGCGTTATTCACTAAAATCGTTGGTACACCAAATTCTTTAGAGACTTCAGCAAGTACCTCTGTAATAGCCTCGCCATTGGTCACATTCAAACACTTACCTGAACCTTGAGCACCTGCCTCAGCTAGATAGGCTGAAATGGCTTCAGCACCACTTTCAGACGTTGCAGTACCAATAACGGTTGCACCATGTGCGGCCAAATCCAACGCGATAGCCTTACCGATACCACGGCTTGCACCTGTTACAAAAGCTACTTTTCCTGTTAACATTTTTTCCACCTTGTGTTTTGCGTGCTTTCGTTAAAAAGC
Protein-coding regions in this window:
- the fabG gene encoding 3-oxoacyl-ACP reductase FabG, translated to MLTGKVAFVTGASRGIGKAIALDLAAHGATVIGTATSESGAEAISAYLAEAGAQGSGKCLNVTNGEAITEVLAEVSKEFGVPTILVNNAGITRDNLLMRMKDEEWDDIIQTNLSSVFRMSKACLRGMMKAKGGRIINIASVVGVMGNAGQTNYAAAKAGIIGFSKSLAREVGARNITVNTIAPGFIDTDMTKALPEEQRAALTTQIPLQSLGQPEDIARAVTFLAGDGGSYITGQTLNVNGGMYMV